In one Choloepus didactylus isolate mChoDid1 chromosome 1, mChoDid1.pri, whole genome shotgun sequence genomic region, the following are encoded:
- the CHMP2B gene encoding charged multivesicular body protein 2b, with product MASLFKKKTVDDVIKEQNRELRGTQRAIIRDRAALEKQEKQLELEIKKMAKIGNKEACRVLAKQLVHLRKQKTRTFAVSSKVTSMSTQTKVMNSQMKMAGAMSTTAKTMQAVNKKMDPQKTLQTMQNFQKENMKMEMTEEMINDTLDDIFDGSDDEEESQDIVNQVLDEIGIEISGKMAKAPSAARSLPSASTSKATISDEEIERQLKALGVD from the exons ATGTAATAAAGGAGCAGAATCGAGAGTTACGAGGTACACAGAGGGCTATAATCAGAGATCGAGCAGCTttagagaaacaagaaaaacagcTG GaattagaaattaagaaaatggcCAAGATTGGTAATAAAGAAGCTTGCAGGGTTTTAGCAAAACAGCTTGTACATCTAcggaaacagaaaacaagaactTTTGCTGTAAGTTCAAAAGTCACTTCTATGTCCACGCAAACAAAAGTGATGAATTCCCAGATGAAGATGGCCGGAGCGATGTCTACTACAGCAAAA acaaTGCAGGCAGTTAACAAGAAGATGGATCCACAAAAGACATTACAAACAATGCAGAATTTccagaaggaaaatatgaaaatggaaaTGACTGAAGAAATGA TCAATGACACACTTGATGACATCTTTGATGGCTctgatgatgaagaagaaagCCAGGATATTGTGAATCAAGTTCTTGATGAAATTGGAATCGAAATCTCTGGAAAG ATGGCCAAAGCTCCATCAGCTGCCCGAAGTTTACCATCTGCTTCTACTTCAAAGGCTACAATCTCTGATGAAGAGATTGAAAGGCAACTCAAAGCTTTAGGAGTAGATTAG